The DNA sequence GCATTGAAGGCGTTAACAGAAATTCTCGATCTTGCCGGTGTGGACTACGGTATGTTCAGTGATGAAACGTGTGAGGGAAATGAGGCTTTGATAATGGGTGAATTTGGGCTATTCGAACATTTAATGGACAAAAACAAACGGAAATTTGAGGAAAGGGGAGTGAGAAAAGTGCTGACCCCTGATCCGCACTCATTCAACGCACTCAGGAACTACTACCGAATGGATGTTCTGCACCACACCCAGTTCCTCTGGAGCTTGATGAAGGATAGAGGGCTGAAAACCTCCAGAATCGACCAGAAAGTCACATACCACGATCCGTGTTTTCTGGGGAGGTGGAATGCAGTTTACGAGGAGCCGAGGAAAATTCTTTCGAAAATTTCGACCCTTTACGAAATGCCCAGGAACCGCAAAAATTCATTCTGTTGTGGAGGCGGAGGAGGAAACTTTTACACAGACTATCTGGGTGGTAAAGAAAGTCCGGCGAGAATCAGGGTCAGGGAGGCTGCTGAAACCGCCGACATCCTGGTTACCGCCTGTCCCGCATGTCTCATGATGCTCGACAACGCTGCGAGGGACGAAAAGGTTGGGGTGGAAGTTAAGGACATCGCCGAAATTTTACTTGAAGCTCTGAAAAGATAAAACCTTATGGAGCTTTCATCGGGGATACTGAGGCAAGTCCCCAACGGTCCTCCTCCTGCAGACCCCTCTGCCCCGATCCCCCTTTATTTTACGTTTTAAAAATCTTGCGGTGTGTTGTCAACCATTTCAAGAAACTCGACCCACCGCGTTCTGCACCCTTTCACAAAACTGAGAATTATATCACCTTCTATCCTTTCGACTCTTGCGAGATGCAGACCAAATCTCTTCAAAACCTTTTCGAGCCTGTAAACCCGAAGTCTTCCGGGGTGTGTAGAGGTGTGCACTTTGACAATTTTTCCCAGATCCCTGAGGGTTGGGAACTCGAGTCCGAGATTCACGAACAGTCTCTCGAAAGCTCTCATGTTAATTTTCCATTCTTTGGCACATTCTATCATTTTATCAACTTTTTCGTTAACATATATTGTTCTGTGATGGAACTTGTACATGGTCGTGAGCGAGCAATGCGTAATTTAAGTTTTGCTGTGGATGGCAAAGTTTTTATTCAATATGCATGGCTGAACATATCGGTGATTGGATGAAGAAGTTGCTAATTGTTGTTGCTGCCGTCATCGTGGCCGGGCTGGTGTGGTATGGTTTAACTCCAAAGGAGAGGGTTTTGACGATATCAACAACAACAAGCCTTTATGACACGGGATTGCTTGAAGATGCGATTGCTCCAGCATTCAAAGAAAAAACAGGAATAACGTTGAGGTTCATTCCAAAGGGAACCGGAGCTGCGATTCAGGATGCAAAGCATGGGCTGGCTGATGCGATAATGGTGCATGCCAGAAGCAAGGAGGTGGAGTTTCTTAAGGAAGGCTACGGTGTGAACAGAAAGGTATTTGCCTACAACTTCTTTGTGATAGTCGGTCCCTCAGATGACCCCGCTGGCATCAGGGGACTCAATCCGATTGACGCCATGAAGAAAATTGCTGAGGCTGGAAGGGAGGGTAAGGCGATATGGGTCTCGAGAGATGATGGTTCGGGAACAAACGTAAAGGAAATATGGTTATGGGAATCAGCAGGTTTTAATTACAAATCGCTCAGAAATGAGAGCTGGTTTAGGGCAACAGGTACGGGAATGGGAAAGACTCTGCTGTACACCAGCAACACAAAGGCCTATACGCTCTCAGATATTGGCACCTATCTTAAATACAGGAAAGACGGGCTGATAAATCTGGAAGCTCTTGTAAACAGGGGAGAGGAGCTGATCAACGTTTACAGCATAATTATAGTTAATCCGGAAAAGTTCAGTAAGGATTACAGTGGAGCGGTCA is a window from the Archaeoglobus neptunius genome containing:
- a CDS encoding (Fe-S)-binding protein, whose protein sequence is MMEKINYAEIVHRCFRCGYCKFSSDYSEINCPSYAKYRFETYFSGGRMWLIRAWMNGNVKWSEHLGEIIYSCSACRNCVEHCVFKFSEQLVDVFIAARSDMVEKGQAPKKVVEFFRNLAKFGNPWGYAAKVEVAREYVGNEFLLHAGCVAAYDERAKMALKALTEILDLAGVDYGMFSDETCEGNEALIMGEFGLFEHLMDKNKRKFEERGVRKVLTPDPHSFNALRNYYRMDVLHHTQFLWSLMKDRGLKTSRIDQKVTYHDPCFLGRWNAVYEEPRKILSKISTLYEMPRNRKNSFCCGGGGGNFYTDYLGGKESPARIRVREAAETADILVTACPACLMMLDNAARDEKVGVEVKDIAEILLEALKR
- a CDS encoding substrate-binding domain-containing protein yields the protein MKKLLIVVAAVIVAGLVWYGLTPKERVLTISTTTSLYDTGLLEDAIAPAFKEKTGITLRFIPKGTGAAIQDAKHGLADAIMVHARSKEVEFLKEGYGVNRKVFAYNFFVIVGPSDDPAGIRGLNPIDAMKKIAEAGREGKAIWVSRDDGSGTNVKEIWLWESAGFNYKSLRNESWFRATGTGMGKTLLYTSNTKAYTLSDIGTYLKYRKDGLINLEALVNRGEELINVYSIIIVNPEKFSKDYSGAVMLAKWLTSQEGQKIIGQYGKKEYGTPLFYPAVDVLKKGSGTAFEWIVKYGFIKDDGYMTECPKDYRYKSDLSFFEVPWS